A genomic stretch from Strongyloides ratti genome assembly S_ratti_ED321, chromosome : 1 includes:
- a CDS encoding Protein flightless-1 homolog — translation MSTGVLQFVKGFDLSRNDFSSDKFPPELEQMTQATWLKLNRTKLERVPDELSRMPNLQHLQMSRNNLTNVHGELSDLPRLRSVIVHHNNIKVSGIPSDIFRMKDLTIIDFSHNQLKEVPANLEYAKCAIVLNLSHNNITNISNNKLDQIPSQMRRLQLLQILNLSNNPLKSFHFKLNSSMKNLRILSLKNTNRTHNNLSLISDELYNITDLDLSYNSLTIPPDGLYELKKLRKLDLSYNNFEAFSIPENTLEHLEVINISGNGMISLPDNITKLSKLQRIYASFNKLTFSGLPPSIGKLLQLKILFLSYNKLELIPEGLCRCVKLMKLKLDNNNLITLPDTIYLLPDLKELDLHNNDNLVMPPKPSERSKIQYYNVDFTAAAAQANTENNTVAASSLNSIMTGTSSIQNKDPIARKKDFIKRRRYQADAKDASKVIQGMSKIAGKRNDSVDDSEDMPLGGSCGIKTMSWKEKIEQQKPKIDYSDVFDEDIGNYEDLWIWEIENFYPVLIDPSFYGQFYEADSYLILKTNKEVSGQLTHQIFYWIGEKTSLDKGMCAAVHAVNLRNYLGASCRTIREDMNDESEEFLNIFSDEIVYIEGARTASGFYNVEKPTWVNRLYRGTVNGINVNLEPVPCSPESLDPRFVYLLDAYKTIWIWSGYKSRTTVSNKVRLFAVTINSRERKGEAEIETCSQFKTPEEFWKDLYGSTEPPEEPIVENVLVDQEETRKKLYHIQLGMGFLEIPQVELKDNICEQNMLETKGVYVLDTYSEVFLWIGKKANRLTKMAGHKIIKEIHSIFERPEYAQITKELEGEESCVFRSKFKGWNDIVPSDFTRTAESMQRRGADLKIIMERDKIKTDLNAFFAPRASEVPHEEADAVIEECNEDLEFIESFVLENRKFVKLPPSEFGTFYTCDCYVFLCRYFVSNEDDEETEYEDEESENNSVCSSHASNQQNDFKCVVYFWQGRDAGNMGWLHFTFSLQKKFESLFKDKLEVIRMYQQQENAKFLSHFHRKFLIRRGRRNLSQNLGGKWPELFSMRANGSAVCTRTIQIDCLAKNLNSGFCFILRAPFSVPDEDGNCGKLFVWRGSKSDPYFHQYIEQVARELINTNNLFPVEIVDEGNETLEFWKALGGKKKYEKDASFVNFTRLFRCSNDKGYFAVSEKTMDFCQDDLDDEDIMVLDNGEIVYLWIGRNASQVETKLAYGAVGVYIAQAQMRNPERPRKLMAAIKGLESKRFTKCFHAWGKHKVPAGD, via the exons atgtCAACAGGAGTACTTCAGTTTGTTAAAGGTTTCGATTTATCAAGAAACGATTTTTct agTGATAAATTTCCTCCGGAACTTGAACAAATGACACAAGCAACATGGTTAAAATTAAATCGTACCAAATTAGAACGTGTTCCAGATGAGTTATCACGTATGCCAAATTTACAACATCTTCAGATGTCAAGAAATAATCTTACAAATGTTCATGGCGAATTAAGTGATTTACCACGTCTTCGTAGTGTAATTGTTCATCATAATAACATTAAAGTCTCAGGAATCCCATCAGATATCTTTCGTATGAAAGATCTTACAATAATAGATTTTTCCCATAATCAATTAAAAGAAGTTCCAGCAAATTTAGAATATGCTAAATGTGCTATTGTATTGAATCTTTCACACAATAATATAACGA ATATTTCCAATAATAAATTAGATCAAATACCTTCACAAATGAGAAGACTTCAATTATTACAAAttcttaatttatcaaaCAATCCTCTCAAAAGTTTTCATTTTAAGCTTAATAGTTCAATGAAAAATCTTAGAATATTATCTTTGAAAAATACAAATAGAActcataataatttatcattaatttctGATGAATTGTATAATATTACAGATCTAGATTTATCTTATAATTCATTAACTATACCTCCAGATGGATtatatgaattaaaaaaacttcgAAAATTAGATCTCAGTTACAACAATTTTGAAGCATTTTCAATACCAGAAAATACCTTAGAACATTTAGaagttattaatattagTGGTAATGGAATGATATCACTACCagataatataacaaaattatcaaaacttCAAAGAATATATGccagttttaataaattaacttttagTGGTCTACCACCAAGTATAGGAAaacttttacaattaaaaatattattcctCAGTTATAATAAATTGGAATTAATACCAGAAGGTCTTTGTAGATgtgtaaaattaatgaaattaaaattagataataataatttaattaccCTTCCTGATACAATATATCTTTTACCagatttaaaagaattagatttacataataatgataatctTGTTATGCCACCAAAACCAAGTGAAAGATCAAAAattcaatattataatgttGATTTTACTGCTGCTGCAGCTCAGGCAAATACTGAAAATAATACAGTTGCTGCATCATCATTAAATTCTATAATGACTGGAACATCATCAATACAAAATAAAGATCCTATTGcaagaaaaaaagattttattaaacGAAGACGTTATCAGGCTGATGCTAAAGATGCTTCTAAAGTTATTCAAGGAATGTCAAAAATTGCTGGAAAAAGAAATGATTCTGTTGATGATTCAGAGGATATGCCACTTGGAGGTAGTTGTGGAATTAAAACAATGTCATggaaagaaaaaattgaacAACAAAAACCAAAAATAGATTATTCAGATGTTTTTGATGAAGATATTGGTAATTATGAAGATTTATGGATATGggaaattgaaaatttttatcctGTTCTTATTGATCCTTCTTTTTATGGTCAATTTTATGAGGCAGATAgttatcttattttaaaaacaaacaaaGAAGTTTCTGGACAATTAACacatcaaatattttattggaTTGGTGAAAAAACTTCATTAGATAAAGGTATGTGTGCAGCTGTACATGCAGTAAATCTTAGAAATTATCTTGGAGCATCATGTCGTACCATAAGAGAAGATATGAATGATGAAAgtgaagaatttttaaatatttttagtgaTGAAATTGTTTATATTGAAGGTGCCAGAACAGCATCTGGTTTTTATAATGTAGAAAAACCTACTTGGGTAAATAGATTATATCGTGGAACTGTTAATGgaattaatgttaatttagAACCTGTACCATGCTCTCCTGAAAGTCTTGATCCAAGATTTGTTTACCTTCTTGATGCATATAAAACTATTTGGATATGGAGTGGATATAAATCAAGGACAACTGTTTCAAACAAAGTTAGATTATTTGCAGTAACAATTAATAGTAGAGAACGAAAAGGTGAAGCTGAAATTGAAACATGTAGTCAATTTAAAACACCAGAAGAATTTTGGAAAGATTTATATGGTTCAACTGAACCTCCTGAAGAACCTATTGTTGAGAATGTTCTTGTAGATCAAGAAGaaacaagaaaaaaattataccaTATTCAATTAGGAATGGGTTTTCTTGAAATACCACAAGtagaattaaaagataacATTTGTGAACAAAATATGCTTGAAACAAAAGGTGTATATGTTCTTGATACATATTCAGAAGTTTTCTTATGGATTGGAAAAAAAGCTAATCGCCTTACAAAAATGGCTGgtcataaaataattaaagaaattcATTCAATATTTGAAAGACCTGAATATGCTCAAATAACAAAAGAATTAGAAGGTGAGGAAAGTTGTGTATTTAGAAGTAAATTTAAAGGATGGAATGATATTGTTCCATCTGATTTTACAAGAACCGCTGAATCTATGCAAAGAAGGGGAgctgatttaaaaattattatggagagagataaaataaaaacagaTCTTAATGCATTCTTTGCACCACGTGCCTCAGAAGTTCCACATGAAGAGGCTGATGCTGTTATTGAAGAATGTAATGAAGATCTTGAATTTATTGAATCATTTGTATTagaaaatagaaaatttgtTAAACTTCCACCATCAGAATTTGGAACATTTTATACATGCGATTGTTATGTTTTTCTATGCCGATATTTTGTCTCTAATGAAGATGATGAAGAAACTGAATATGAGGATGAAGAAAGTGAAAATAATAGTGTTTGTTCTTCACATGCTTCTAATCaacaaaatgattttaaatgtGTTGTATATTTTTGGCAAGGTAGAGATGCTGGAAACATGGGTTGGCTTCATTTTACTTTttcattacaaaaaaaatttgaaagtttatttaaagataaactTGAAGTAATAAGAATGTATCAACAACAAGAAAAtgctaaatttttatcacattttcataggaaatttttaatacgtCGTGGTAGACGTAATCTTTCACAAAATCTTGGTGGTAAGTGGCCAGAACTTTTTAGTATGCGGGCTAATGGATCTGCTGTTTGTACAAGAACTATACAAATTGATTGCCTGGCAAAAAATCTTAATTCAggtttttgttttattttacgAGCACCATTTAGTGTACCTGATGAGGATGGAAATTGTGGTAAACTTTTTGTATGGAGAGGTTCAAAATCTGATCCATATTTTCATCAATATATTGAACAAGTAGCAAGAGAATtaattaatacaaataatcTTTTTCCTGTTGAAATAGTTGATGAAGGTAATGAAACATTGGAATTTTGGAAAGCACTTGGaggaaagaaaaaatatgaaaaagatgcatcatttgttaattttactCGCCTATTTCGATGTTCAAATGACAAAGGATATTTTGCTGTTTCTGAAAAAACAATGGACTTTTGTCAAGATGATTTAGATGATGAAGATATAATGGTTCTTGATAATGGtgaaattgtttatttatggATTGGAAGAAATGCTTCACAGGTTGAGACAAAATTAGCCTATGGTGCTGTAGGTGTATATATAGCTCAAGCACAAATGAGAAATCCTGAAAGGCCTAGAAAATTAATGGCTGCTATAAAAGGCTTAGAAAGTAAAAGATTTACAAAGTGTTTCCACGCTTGGGGTAAGCATAAAGTTCCTGCTGGAGattaa
- a CDS encoding FERM domain and Pleckstrin homology-like domain and FERM/acyl-CoA-binding protein, 3-helical bundle domain and FERM, N-terminal domain and FERM, C-terminal PH-like domain and FERM central domain and Band 4.1 domain and Band 4.1 family-containing protein, whose amino-acid sequence MKEKNSTNQGEEFYNTSGEVILHSNTQPGVKEKDLHSAIVHFLDGTKSTYFLHKNSEGIVLLDLVSKSLNLIERDYFALSYLDNGIKYWIYNDKKISKKVKGEWEFKFEVKFFPPDPDMLNDDVARYLLFLQIREDVYKGSIPLSMPFAASLAGFVMQSLHGDFVDSPNYGEKIDKALILPNTITSEFVDKVKEAHQQQKGLTPSDMERCYLELAKQLSLYGVVMFPLKELKDKPTHVGVSASSVNIYRNQVREHRFIWQDIIKVAYRRNNFEVKVKPGVLKEKKEALWHGKTDDYKSAKRIWKCCVEYHTFFRLIQAEDDKKGFFKFGSKRFSYKGRTQFQSKINASIHNNGDEVQSKDSQHLNDASTLSEVNTSEFINSPGKSYTISETTPKKKTRKSSTSTSSSDSDDAVIVDKRHINSPSKIPNNISCYEEKEYPLEKKNDLPFIPVEKVNDSLNDERTTKHSSNCNNTIPVVEITENQSTNKFVPTTHVSTWKEVEDGPETVTEDYDEDGNKIMTITKRQHVKTVVQKEIYKTVEVPLNQLDEYIEQQHKENVENIDNEILSNQSYTVGNCTVDTIKYKGNRDGVYGTHTLHKIFYKNDSTIDHDDLLDSAILQTTEKRK is encoded by the exons ATGAAAGAGAAAAATTCAACAAATCAAGGTGaagaattttataatacatcTGGTGAAGTAATACTTCATTCTAACACTCAACCAGGTGTCAAGGAGAAAGATCTTCATTCTGCTATAGTTCATTTTCTTGATGGAACAAAatcaacatattttttacataaaaattcaGAAGGAATTGTTTTACTTGATTTAGTttcaaaaagtttaaatttaattgaaagAGACTACTTTGCTCTTAGTTATCTTGATAATGGAATAAAATATTGgatatataatgataagaaaattagtaaaaaagtaaaagGAGAATGGGAATTTAAATTTGAAGTTAAATTTTTCCCTCCAGATCCAGATATGTTAAATGATGATGTTGCAagatatcttttatttttacaaatacgTGAAGATGTCTACAAAGGATCTATTCCTTTATCTATGCCTTTCGCAGCTTCTTTGGCTGGTTTTGTTATGCAATCATTACATGGCGATTTTGTTGATTCTCCTAATTATGgagaaaaaattgataaagcACTCATTTTACCTAATACAATTACATCAGAATTTGTTGATAAAGTTAAGGAAGCTCATCAACAACAAAAAGGATTAACACCATCAGACATGGAACGATGTTATTTAGAATTAGCTAAACAATTAAGTTTATATGGTGTTGTTATGTTTccattaaaagaattaaaagacAAACCAACTCATGTTGGTGTTTCTGCTTCATCAGTTAACATTTATAGAAATCAAGTTAGGGAACATCGTTTTATTTGGcaagatattataaaagttgcatatagaagaaataattttgaagtaAAAGTTAAACCAGGTGtattgaaagaaaaaaaagaagctCTTTGGCATGGTAAGACAGATGATTATAAAAGTGCTAAAAGAATATGGAAATGTTGTGTGGAATATCATACATTTTTCAGGCTTATTCAAGCTGAAGACGATAAAAAAGGTTTCTTCAAATTTGGTTCTAAACGTTTTAGTTACAAAGGAAGGACACAATTTcaaagtaaaattaatgcTTCAATTCATAATAATGGTGATGAAGTACAATCAAAAGATAGTCAACATTTAAATGATGCATCAACATTGTCAGAAGTTAATACAAGtgaatttataaatagtCCTGGTAAAAGTTATACAATTAGTGAAACAACTCCTAAGAAAAAAACAAGAAAATCTTCAACATCTACTTCCTCTTCTGATTCAGATGATGCTGTTATTGTTGACAAGCGCCATATTAATTCTCCATCAAAAATTcctaataatatttcatgttatgaagaaaaagaatatcctttagaaaagaaaaatgatttaCCATTTATACCTGTAGAAAAGGTAAATGATTCTTTAAATGATGAAAGGACTACTAAACATTCAAGTAATTGTAATAATACAATTCCTGTTGTTGAGATTACTGAAAATCAGTCTACTAATAAATTTGTACCAACAACTCATGTCTCAACATGGAAAGAAGTTGAAGATGGTCCAGAAACTGTTACTGAGGATTACGATGAAGatggtaataaaataatgacgATAACTAAAAGGCAACATGTCAAAACAGTTGTACagaaagaaatttataaaactgTTGAAGTTCCATTAAATCAATTGGATGAATACATTGAACAACAACATAAAGAAAATGttgaaaatattgataatgaaaTTCTTTCTAATCAAAGTTATACTGTAGGTAATTGTACAGTTGACACTATAAAg tacaAAGGAAATCGTGATGGTGTATATGGAACTCATACTcttcataaaattttctataaaaatgaCAGTACTATTGATCATGATGATCTTCTTGATAGTGCTATACTTCAAACGACAGAG aaaagaaaataa
- a CDS encoding Protein phosphatase 1 regulatory subunit 11, producing MSNIRISNDSPSTTITETSETNSRPDSGGETLILRLSGQETNNGARVHWSTNTVDNEHMNKKKSKCCCIYKKQRRWDEDSSGSDEEMETEHCRGHVEKKCNH from the exons ATGTCTAATATTAGAATTTCTAATGATAGTCCCTCAACAACAATTACTGAGACTTCAGAAACTAATTCAAGACCAGATTCTGGTGGTGAAACATTGATACTTAGATTATCAGGACAAGAAACAAATAATGGTGCAAG AGTACACTGGTCCACAAATACTGTTGATAATGAGCATATGAATAAGAAGAAAAGTAAATGTTGctgtatttataaaaagcaACGTCGATGGGATGAAGATTCTTCTGGTTCTGATGAA GAAATGGAAACTGAACATTGCCGTGGACATGTTGAAAAGAAATGTAACCATTAA
- a CDS encoding Methyltransferase, NNMT/PNMT/TEMT family and Putative NNMT/PNMT/TEMT methyltransferase, nematoda family-containing protein — MAFTKILNSKSGTKDVVNEENDEDVIIFTANDYKTEFDAKAYLNFYYSKEAMETGTRLSLFALPMFAHIIKNSIPDSNKKCTLIDIGAGPTVYSALCFREVVEKIYLTDYVDQSLNILKSWQNRTLDFDWKYVIKIIKRTEGGLPLVGKQFEDFEEKARECVKKGGIFKSDVHSDEICDWDECGIEEKEFDILVSVFCLESACSNYDEYKKSLKRLSNIIKPGGKLILGSVVEDDTYNSGVNSKSGKSTIFTLLHLTEKFIKECLEEVGMNMNTYKEYLLGNEGVLFLMVSKKI, encoded by the exons atggcatttacaaaaatattaaattctaAATCAGGAACAAAAGATGTTGTTAATGAAGAAAATGATGAAgatgttattatatttactGCTAATGATTATAAGACAGAGTTTGATGCTAAAGCatatctaaatttttattattccaA agAAGCTATGGAAACTGGTACAAGACTATCACTTTTTGCTTTGCCAATGTTTGcacatataattaaaaattcaattcCAGATTCAAATAAAAAGTGTACTTTAATTGATATTGGTGCAGGGCCAACCGTTTATTCAGCATTATGTTTTAGGGAAgttgttgaaaaaatatatcttacaGATTATGTTGATcaaagtttaaatattttaaaaagttggCAAAATAGAACTTTAGATTTTGATTGGAAATatgttatcaaaattattaaaagaactGAAGGTGGTTTACCTTTAGTAGGAAAACAATTTGAAGATTTTGAAGAGAAAGCAAGAGAATGTGTTAAAAAAGGTGGAATATTTAAATCTGATGTTCATAGTGATGAAATATGTGATTGGGATGAATGTGGTATTGAAGAGAAAGAATTCGATATATTAGTTTCTGTTTTTTGTCTTGAATCAGCATGTTCAAATTatgatgaatataaaaaatccctaaaaagattatcaaatattatcaaaCCCGGTGGAAAATTGATATTAGGATCTGTAGTAGAAGATGATACTTATAACAGCGGTGTAAACTCAAAAAGTGGtaaatcaacaatatttacACTACTTCATTTAacagaaaaatttattaaagaatgTTTAGAAGAAGTTGGTATGAATATGAATActtataaagaatatttactTGGTAATGAAggtgttttatttttaatggttagtaaaaaaatttga
- a CDS encoding Proteasomal ubiquitin receptor ADRM1, with the protein MAVMFAGSRSSSETTRGVLYEFKAGRSFLEPGSSDNTKKVVAEKTKGLIIIKRSSDQLTHFCWKNRECNTVVDDFIIFPGDTEFKEIVECPDGRVFMLKFKSNNDRRLYWLQEADKSKGDEIVEKVKELLDSPQPERSVGGGKSGGGGPRDSSLNIRSFGDSKGDGTELLGALDQNQLMQLLTLMNGGATGNDSGSINGSGLEAFVSTDSGSSRKSGSQTISSKNQPDLSNVITSSNVIETAKANADKLTPLLPNEPPVKQDIEELKTSLACPSFKDAVVTVGHAIKTGQAGPILEQFGFSKEGIDEANKGNLIGFAKSLSKESPDSKVSESNVDSTISVSEDSSKNEEQETVKEPEPKKNKPDIDNMDID; encoded by the exons ATGGCTGTGATGTTTGCTGGTTCTCGTTCCTCATCTGAAACTACAAGAGGAGTTCTTTATGAATTTAAGGCTGGTAGGTCTTTTCTTGAACCTGGAAGCAGTGATAATACGAAAAAAGTTGTTGCTGAGAAGACAAAAGgtcttattattatcaaaagatCCTCTGATCAATTGACTCATTTTTGTTGGAAGAATCGTGAATGCAATACTGTTGTAGAT GATTTCATAATATTTCCAGGAGATACagaatttaaagaaattgttGAGTGCCCTGATGGCCGTGTTTTTATGTTGAAATTTAAGTCTAACAATGACAGAAGACTGTATTGGCTTCAAGAAGCTGATAAATCTAAAGGTGATGAAATTGTCGAAAAGGTTAAGGAGTTACTTGATAGTCCTCAACCCGAGCGTTCTGTTGGAGGAGGAAAGTCTGGTGGAGGGGGTCCACGTGATTCTAGTTTAAATATTCGAAGTTTTGGTGATTCAAAAGGTGATGGTACTGAATTACTAGGAGCTTTGGATCAGAATCAATTAATGCAACTTTTAACTTTAATGAATGGTGGAGCAACTGGTAATGATAGTGGTTCGATTAACGGTAGCGGGTTAGAAGCATTTGTTTCAACCGATTCTGGATCATCACGTAAAAGTGGTTCTCAAACAATTTCTTCGAAGAATCAACCAGATTTGTCCAATGTAATTACTTCATCTAATGTTATTGAAACTGCAAAAGCAAATGCTGATAAATTAACACCACTTCTACCTAATGAACCACCTGTAAAACAAGATATTGAAGAGTTGAAAACCTCTTTAGCGTGCCCATCTTTTAAAGATGCTGTTGTAACAGTTGGACATGCAATTAAAACAGGACAAGCTGGACCAATACTCGAACAGTTTGGCTTTTCAAAAGAGGGTATTGATGAGGCAAATAAGGGAAATCTTATTGGTTTTGCTAAATCACTATCAAAAGAATCTCCTGATAGCAAAGTAAGTGAAAGTAATGTAGACTCTACAATTTCTGTTAGCGAAGATTCATCGAAAAATGAAGAACAAGAAACAGTAAAAGAGCCAGaacctaaaaaaaataaacctGACATTGATAATATGGATAttgattaa